The Fluviispira sanaruensis sequence GAAGGACTTGGTCTTTGTAATGTTTCAATAATCCCATCTTTATAAATTATTTCAATCCGATCATTTGCAATTTTGTTAACTACAATATCTTTTAGTTTTTTATCTTTAAAGCGAAAAGAATACCCTTCGGGGGGCATGGGTTCAGAGCGAAAGGATCCGCCACTTAACAGCTGAAAAATTGAATTTGCTGTATTATACTCACTTCTGCCTAGGCTCCAGCCCTTGCCAAAACCTTCATTATTTGTATTCATCATAGAAAAAGTAAGCGAAATATCTCTTGAAGATTCTAAAGAACTTGAAGAACGAATCGTAGCTAATTTAATAACAGCACTGTATTGTCCTGTGCGTAAATCTACCGAACCATTTGAATAGGAACTAAAATTAAACGCATTGGAATAAATATTTGTTGTCATGATTTCTCCATATATTTTTACATGAAATAAAAATATCTATTTCATGTAAATTATTTAATAGAAAAGGAAATTTAGCCGTTTGAAATAGTAAGCATGTTGAAGTTTTCAATGCTGTTAAAAATATATTTATGAACGCAACCAAAATTATCTGTTATATTGTAGCTCAGTCTATTGTCGTAGTTTGTGCTCACGTGACTGTTAAATGCGAACCGCAAAGCACGGATAAATTGATTATTTTCTTTTAAATTAACACTGCTGGTATCATTTACATAATCAACAATATCTTTTATTGTAAGGTATGATACATTAGACTTAATGGTTGCACATATAAATCTTTTAGATTTTGGCTTTTTGTCGGTAAAATACAAAAGTTTCGAAGAAGTATGGCCTTGTCCAGAATAGACTTCTTCTAATATTCTTAAGCTATATGGTAATTGCCAGTAATAAATATCGACATCATATCCATTCGCAGTATAGGCGTCATCCCTGCGATGATTCAGGAGATTCCCTACATTTATTCTATAAGGAGCGATGGGAGTGATTGTCACGTAACTTTCATCACTTACGGAATGAGTAGAATAGGTTTCGCCATTGTCAAGCCTTATTGTCGCCATAAGCTTTTGCGGTTGAATGGGAACTGAAGAAGCACAACGAAGAAAACGAGTAAAAACTTGATAAGAAGCTCTTTCAGTTACGTTTAAAGATCCATCTTCTATCGAATTTTGTGCAAAATTTTCATCATTATTGACGTCGAAACCGAATTCATCCATTTCAGAGAATGTTCCCGAAATAAAACCAATATCAAATTTATTTTTTGTATCATCCTTATACCAGCCATTGGGTAAAGAGGCTAAGACATTTGATGAAAATTCCGCAATCTTTATGCTGCTTATTTCTGCACTTGTCAAAGATTGTTTTAACCAAATACTATTTTTTTCATCAAAAATTAATTTTTCAATTTGAATTTCAACTTTACATTGTTGATTGCCATTTGCGTACATTTTGGGTTCACCAATCGGCGTAATTTTAAACCACCCTAATTTTAGCGAACTCAAATTTTGAATATCCTGAAATTTCTCCGTGGTATTTTGTCCAGATATATTTTCATTCATCATACTAGCCTCCGAATTTATGATTTTTTTAACGGAACACACATAAAGCAGAACAACTTTAAATAATGAAAATTTTTATTAATATTTTTTTGACTTTTTTCTAAACATACTTCATTAAAACACTACTGCAAATAGTCTAGCATATTCTCTTTCTTCAAAACACTCTGTACTGCAGGCCTATCAAAAACACGCTTCATATAGTTTGTAATATTTTTATATTCTAAAGTGCTTATTTTTACCCATTTAGTCCATCCTATAATCGTAAATAAATAAGCATCAGCTATAGTAAATTGATTGCCTGTAATATAATTTTTTCCAGCTAAATTATTCTCAATATGATCCAAGAATGTTTTAATTTTTTTTGCAGCAAAGTCTTTTATTTCTGTTTGTGCTGTTTCCGATTGAGAAATATCTTTTACTTGAAAAAATGGAGTAAATGCTTTTTGTAGATCCGAAGCCACAAAAGCAACCCAGCTCATGGTTTCAGATCGCTCCCAAGTTCCATTGCCAGCAAGTAATTGTGCTGATGGTTTTTGATCTGCGAGATATTCAAGTATAGCTGTATTTTGAGTCAAGGTTTTTCCTTGCGCTGAAATAAGAACTGGCACGGCTCCCAAGGGATTCAATTTATTTAGCTCTGATACATTCAGATCCCTTTTCCAACTGACTTCTATTGGAGTGTACTCGAGGGAAAGTTCTTCAAGTGCAATGTGACATGCTGTCGAACAGGTGGAGGTTGAAAAATAAAACTTCATCATTTTTGCAATCCTTTCTGAGCAAATCGAGCTATTTTAAAAAAAATCATTTATTAGGTATATTTTTACTATAGTGAATATTAAAAATCAAATTTTATCTTGCCATACTTGAATTCCTTCTCTATATTTCAATTACAGATAAATTCTGTTTATACCTAAAATAAATTAAAATATATTTTTTCCAGGAGATCCTATGAAGTTCAACATTGTTATTATTTTTGCGATATTATTTCTTCCAAAAAATTCCTTTTGTATTGAAAAAATGGAAATTATTGCAAATAAAGTTTCAGTATCCGCTAAAAACAAACCTATGAATATTGATCAGGCAAAAGAATTCTATAAAGTGCCTGCAGTTAGCATTGCTCTTATCGATAAAAATAAAATTGATTGAACATATGCAAATGTCTATAAATCTGCAAAAAAAAACTATTAATTGATGAAAATACAATATTCAACTTTGGCTCAATGGCAAAACCAATATCTGCTATGATAGCTATTAAACTTGTTGATAAAGGTGTTTTAAAATTAGACTCAGATGTTAATAATGATTTATTAGGTTGGCAGATAAAAATGCTGTGGTCTTAGAGAAAAAGCTTGGCAGTGAATTCATTTACTCTTTGGCAAGGACATATAATTGGCCGACAAATGGAAAACTATTTGAGAATTTTATATGGATAGCACATTGCTTAATATTTATTAAAAAATTCAATATTCATAATGATTACTTGGTGGCTTAATTATGTTGGACAGCTTCTAACATTATTTAGGGGGGTGTCTTTTAACAATGCTAGATAAAAAATGTAATCACTTCCCATTGTAATTCATATTTATAAGACTTTTTCCACTCCGGCCAACACCTAAGAGTAAATGTTTCTTTTGCGTTTTTGCAGAAAGCCATAGTGGGAAAGATTTAAATGTAAATACCATATCATAATCAAAAGCGACGCTGCCTGCGTCCATTGGCACATATCCAGGATTGCTTTGAAACCACTTCATCCATGCCATTGAGCCAGGAGCAGGCGAGACAAGAAAATTTTTATCAGATTTTGCAGGCATTTCTGTTGCGGGAAGTAGAAAAGAATTCATTCCCATTGTTGATTTTGCATCCCACTGCGCAGAACTATGACAACTCATACAACCCGAGTTTTGTGCATTTTTTGCATAAACATTTTTTCCATTTCTATCTTGATAGACAATATCATTAACAGCCCCATCATTAGGTCCAGAGAGTCGCCCTCCCCAGCCTAAAGTCATTTTTGCATATTTGGGTGCTTTGGGATTGATCCAATTTTCAAGCAGCTTTGCTTTTGAATTATTTGCACTGTTTATGTCTGGATCATTTCCCCATTGTGCTCCAAGTGGAACCATTTTATCCCAAACATCTTTTCCTGGTGCATTTGCATCATAAACAAGTGTAGTAAAAACCCAACCTGTTTTAGGCGATGACTTTGAGTCTTTAACTATGATATCAAATTGCATAAAATACGCTTGCGTTACCTTAGGAGGTAAAACAGCATCCGCTTTCCCATTTTTAGTTGCGTCCACTGAAATATAAAGAGGCCAAGCTTGGGTTCCTTTCATAGCTGTCCAAATCTCTGGACCAGCCGTCGTAAATGCTGCTTTTACAATAAGAGAACCCTCAAGAAATTGTGAAGCCGCTTTATCGATATTCGCATTTTGAGCATCTCTACCCCAGACTTTATAAAGTGTCTGAGCTGCAGTTTCATCATAATATGTTAAAACATAGGTAGTAAAAGATTTTTTTAGACCTGTACCCTTAAATAAATTTTTATTTAATAGATCACTCCCTACATACATACCGTGAATAGATTCACGCAATTTTGGATTTGGATTTTCCTCTTTTGGTTTTAAATTATTCTTATATGCTCTCCCTAACCAAGGTTCATTATACCAACCGCGATCATCCGCATTCCACTCTGGATAGTTCTGAATTAAGACGCGCATATCTTTACTTACGGCATCTTTTAAAGCCTCTGTGTATATTTCAGCATTATTTACTGTGATACGTTCATTTTTTATACTTGTACGCCAAGGCGTATTCTCAGCAGGTTTCGAACTATTTGGATAATTAAAACTTAATTTAAATTTTGGCCCATTATATTCTTGTTTACTTGGCTCATAACCATTATTATTTTCGAAAGGCTTTACTTCATCTTCTGCGTGAGAAAACGAACAATAAAAATTAGAAAGTAAAACAGGCAATAAAATTCGAACATTTTTCCTAAACATATCACCTCCCAGTAAAATAAAATTTTTAGTTACTTTATTTTACTAGTTATTTATCGAAAATTCAAAATATTAAAAAATGACACTTTTGATTTGATATATCCTGATGCTCTCATCACTTCGACTGCAAAACTCTGTTCTTCTTTTACGGCTTTTTTAATTATGATTTTATTTATAATTATATCTATCAAAAGTTCACTCCATTTAGTCACTAATACAGGAAATTCCGGAATATAAATAAGTTGAATTCCTCCATAGGGGACAGGTTTTAAAGTTTGCCCATATTGATTTGCGCATTCGATCGTTTGTAGCGCATATGGCGCCAATTTTAAGTATTCTTTGCTCTTATAAGTAGAAGCTCTTGCTCCAGGAGAAATAGAAAGCCAATCATTTGTCTTAGCCACAAGATCATTATATTCTGGCGACGTTGCCCAAGTGATAAACTTAACAGCCTCTGCTTGATATTTTGAAGAAACGGGTACTGCTAAAGAGCATATCCAAATGGCACATTTTCCATTTTGAAAGAGATCAAATCAATGCCCCTCTAAAGCAAACGCCATAAACTCCTTTTTTTGGATCATGCAAAAGGGGTAAAAACTTTAGAATATCATTATAGGTTGGGTTATTGGGCATAGTAAGTCCATCTTTTTATAATAAATCATTTCGATAAAATGTAATTGAGCTCTCTCCATAAAATGGAAGTGCATATAATTTATCTTTATAAGTAAGAGCACTGCGAATATTTTTCAACATATCATCAAATCGCGAGCAAGTTAGTAATTGGCACTAACAAACCTGCTTTTGGTTTTTCTTAAGAACATTTCAAAGAAAAGGCAAATTTTTCGCTTATAAATAAAAATAATGCAATTAAAATAAGAACAAAATAATTATCATATATTCTTATAATAAAAATTTTATGAAACATATTAAGCTATTTTTAAAAAGATAATTATATATATTTCACTTCAAGCTGCACTTCGATTCATCCGTCAACCTTCTGGATTGAATTTTTATAGAATTATATTCCTAATAAATTACTATCCTCAATTTTTAATAAAAAAAGATAATAAATTATTAATATTAAATAATAATTAACATATATTTTTTAATTTTTAAAAATATATTTAGACTTCGTCAAAAAAATACGGTTAGTTATATTCGTAAAAAAAAAGTATCCTAAAATAATTAATTACACAACTTGGGGTAAAAATGATCAAATATATTTGGAAAATAATAATTCTATTCTTTCTCATATCCAATTACGTCTTTGCTGGAGAAAAGGACATCGTTGTTATTGAAAGTTATAGTAAGAAATTCAAATGGGACATTGATTATACCAATGAAATAATTAAAAAACTGGGTTCACGTTATAAAATCCATTTATTTGAAATGAATACTAAAGTTCTACCAAAATCTCAGCATGAAGCTGCGGCTCTCAAAGGCTTGGATTTTATATTAAAAATAAATCCTACTCTTGTTATTTTGGGTGATGATGCCGCTTTGAAGTACTTGGGCCCTAAAGTTGAAGAAAAGAAAATCCGCACAGTTTACTTAGGAATAAATAATAATCCAAGAGTTTATTTTAAAACCACACCAAAATATATAACAGGAATACTTGAACGACCATTGATAAGACGATCCGCTTTATTTATAAAAGATATTATTCCAAAAGCCAAAAATGTACTAATACTATTTGATAAAGATCGAACTTCTGAAATTGTCTTTGAAGATTTCTTTTTAAGCAAGTCAAGCGTGGTTTTCTCAGATGTTAAATTTGACATTTTTTTAGTAGATAAATTTGATAAATGGAAAAATATAATTTTACATAGCGCTAAAAAATATGATGCTATTGCTCTTGGATTATACCATACTTTAGTTGATGAAAATTCAAAAAATGTAGATTCTAATGATGTCATTAAATGGACTTCTGATAATGCAACAATACCATTGTTTGCTTTTTGGGATTTCGCAGTTGGAAAAAATAAGGCCATGGGGGGACTCGTTCTGACAGGCGCAGGTCAAGGGAAAGCAGCGGCAGAAGTTTCAGAAAAAATTTTCAAAGATAAAAATTTAATACTAGGAAATATTTTACCCGTTTATTTGCAAGAAGGAATTTTTGTATTTAGCAAGAACGAATTGAAAAAAGCTAACATAAAACTACCAGTATCTATTCAAAATAATTCAATTTTTGTTGATTAAATTTGCTTTCATTCGTTTTTAAATCAGTCTCAAAGACTTGATAAATAGTTTATATTTATATTACTATAAAAAGTATTTTGCATTTTGCAAAATATTAAGTGGTTTCTATTGGAGAGAATATATTGAGATGGATTGTTTATATCATTGAATCTACTTCTGGCAAGCTATATACAGGAATAACAACTGATTTAGAACGAAGACTTACAGAACATATCAGTGGAAAAAAAGGGGCTAAGTTTTTTCGTTTCTCTGCGCCTGAAAAAATACTTTATAATGAAAACTTTCAAACGCGCTCAGATGCATCTAAACGCGAGTGGGAAATCAAAAAAATGCCGCGTTTGAAGAAGATTGAATTAATTGCTTTCAGCAAAAATAATATAGAAATTAAATAGAAATATTTTTTCTCATTTTACCAATGTCTTTTAACTGTTATATCAAACAAGAAAATATAATAAACATTTAAAGTTTAGTTGCTAGATTATAGACAAAACTTAATATTTCATATAAAGATTTAAAACTATTTTAATATTACTTGAAGGAGTGAATATCATGCAAACTCTTTTACAATTTAAAGAACTACTTATTTCTTCCCCCAAAATTTCTTCTTTCAATATTTTAAAATTCGAACAGGAAATTCAAAATTCGATCCAATATCTAAATTCAGATATTGCGAGAGAAAGTTTAAGTATCGATGCTTATTGGCCCAAATGGAACAGTCCCTGGTGGCATATGCTATTGCTGCATGAATTAGGTGAAACCCAAAAAATACCAAGCGAAATTATTGAAAAGTTGATTATAGCTCTTAATAAATTGCCAATAAAGATTTTTGTGCTACACCCACACGAAAATCCTGGGGATCTTTATTTGCCATTTGCATCATCATGTCACTGCGCTCTCGGCTGTATTTATCAAGTTTTATCCGCAAGAGGAGTTAATGTTGATAAAGATTTACCATGGATTCGACCTTGGTTTCTCAAATATCAGATGTCGGATGGGGGATTAAATTGCGATGAAACTGCATATTTACAAAAAGATGAGTGCCCAAGCTCAATGGTAGGAACTATTCCTCCCTTCGAATCTATTTTGTTATATACCAAGAGAGCATGGACAAACGAAGAACTTATTTTTCTTGATAAATGTGGACAATTTTTAATTGACCGTAAAGTCATGCACGGCTCAAATACAAAACACAATGCTGAAGAAAAACTCAATGAAAACAAGTGGCTTAAACTCTGTTTTCCTCGTTTTTATTTATACGATGTTTTACGTGGACTCAATGTTTTGGTTAAATGGGCTCTACTCAGAGCCCAATCTCTGCCATTAAACACAATATATCCAGTAGTAAATTATCTTATAGAAACGTTTCCAGATGGTATTATAAAAAACCTCCGACTCTCCTTTGAAGGAGAAGGAAGCTTATCACCTGTAGAAACTGATAAAAATTTACGCCGCCAAGAGGCAAGCACATATCCACTCTTAGAAAAAGTCAGCTCTATAGGAGAAACTTCACCGATTCTCACCAAACAATGGATTGAAACAAAAATAAATTTAATATCATTGATTGAGAAAAATCTTATTATTTAAGATTTTTTTAACCATTATAATAAATGAGTCATCATTCTCATTCCCTTGAGGGAACGAGAGGTTCACAGTGCATTGCGCAGAAAAAAACAAACAGTCAAAAAAATGTTTGCCTAAAATAAAAAAAAATCAGTTACCTTAAAAGTTTAATGAATTAATGCCATACAATAATGGCATTGCAATGCACTAATCTGCCGCAAAAATTTTCAACAGATACAAATAGAGAGGTTTTTATGTTTCTTAAAGTTTTAGCAATAATTATCATAATTGCTGCCGGGTTTTTTGGATATGTTGCACTCCAACCTTCTGATTTCCGCATTGTCCGCGAAATTAAGGTCAACACTTCTGCACAACTGCCTTTTTCATATACGAATGATCTGCGTAAATTTACAGAATGGGATCCTTGGGCTAAACTCGACCCAAATGCCAAAATGAATTTTGAAGGAAATCAAACAGGTGTGGGTGCCATGCTGAACTGGGATGGAAATAAAGAGGTTGGCCAAGGAAAGGCAACTATCACAGAGTCTAAACCCAATTCCTCGGTACGCATGAAAATCGAAATGTTTAAGCCTTATCCATTTGTCAATGATGTTCTCTTTTCTTTTAAAGAAGAAGGGACACAAACAAACGTAACTTGGGAAATGACAGGAAAAGCGAATTTTATGTATAAACTCGCATGCGTATTTATGAATAGAGATAAAGTTATTGGTGGCGAGTTTGAAAAAGGTTTAACACAACTCAAAGAAATAGTTGAAGCTAAAAGTTCCGGAAAAAAATAATTTATCTTTAATATAATTTATCATCATTGTCTTTCTTTAAATCACTTACAGAAGATTTAATGCTTTGCAAGACAGCATCTTCAAAGGATACAATGAGTAAATTATTCTTAAACTTTCTTTCTGCAATCCATTTCCAAGAATAATTATTTGGATTTAAAAGACCCATTTGGGTAGTTATGTTTCCATTTAAATCATAAAAATCCTTGTCCGCAGAAATCATTGCAAAAGCTATT is a genomic window containing:
- a CDS encoding glutathione S-transferase family protein: MMKFYFSTSTCSTACHIALEELSLEYTPIEVSWKRDLNVSELNKLNPLGAVPVLISAQGKTLTQNTAILEYLADQKPSAQLLAGNGTWERSETMSWVAFVASDLQKAFTPFFQVKDISQSETAQTEIKDFAAKKIKTFLDHIENNLAGKNYITGNQFTIADAYLFTIIGWTKWVKISTLEYKNITNYMKRVFDRPAVQSVLKKENMLDYLQ
- a CDS encoding serine hydrolase codes for the protein MDENTIFNFGSMAKPISAMIAIKLVDKGVLKLDSDVNNDLLGWQIKMLWS
- a CDS encoding GIY-YIG nuclease family protein, coding for MRWIVYIIESTSGKLYTGITTDLERRLTEHISGKKGAKFFRFSAPEKILYNENFQTRSDASKREWEIKKMPRLKKIELIAFSKNNIEIK
- a CDS encoding SRPBCC family protein, with the translated sequence MFLKVLAIIIIIAAGFFGYVALQPSDFRIVREIKVNTSAQLPFSYTNDLRKFTEWDPWAKLDPNAKMNFEGNQTGVGAMLNWDGNKEVGQGKATITESKPNSSVRMKIEMFKPYPFVNDVLFSFKEEGTQTNVTWEMTGKANFMYKLACVFMNRDKVIGGEFEKGLTQLKEIVEAKSSGKK